The DNA region ATGTCCAAAGCGGTATTTGAGCGGAAGAAGCCGCATGTGAATGTGGGGACGATCGGGCACATCGACCACGGGAAGACGACCCTGACAGCGGCCATCACGAAGGTGTTGTCGTTAAAGGGGTGGGCGGACTTTGCCCGGTTTGAGCAGATTGACAGTGCGCCGGAGGAGAAGGCTCGGGGGATCACGATAGCGATTTCGCACGTGGAATACGAGACGGAGAAGCGGCACTATGCGCACGTGGATTGTCCCGGGCATGCGGACTACATCAAGAACATGATTACGGGTGCGGCGCAGATGGACGGGGCCATTTTGGTGGTGGCCGCGCCGGATGGGCCGATGCCACAGACTCGGGAGCACATATTGCTGGCGCGGCAGGTGGAAGTGCCGGCGATGGTGGTGTTTTTGAACAAAGTGGACATGATGGATGACGAGGAGCTTCTGGAGCTGGTGGAGATGGAGCTGCGGGAGCTCTTGGACAGCTACGGTTTTCCCGGGGATGACATACCGGTGATTCGGGGGAGTGCGCTGAAGGCACTGGAGAGTGACAGCACGGATCCGGATGCGCCGGAGTATGCATGCATCTGGGAGTTGATGCGTGCGGTGGATGAGTACATCCCGACGCCGGTGCGGGAGGTGGACAAGCCGTTCCTGATGCCGATCGAGGATGTGTTCAGCATCAAGGGACGTGGGACGGTGGTGACGGGCCGCATCGAGCGGGGAGTGATCCATCCCATGGAGGAGGTCGAGATTGTGGGATTGGGCCCGACCCGGAAGACGGTGGTGACCGGGGTGGAGATGTTCCGGAAGCTGCTGGATGAGGGTCAGGCTGGGGACAACGTGGGCTGTCTGCTGCGCGGGATCGGTCGTGACGACGTGGAGC from Litorilinea aerophila includes:
- the tuf gene encoding elongation factor Tu, with product MSKAVFERKKPHVNVGTIGHIDHGKTTLTAAITKVLSLKGWADFARFEQIDSAPEEKARGITIAISHVEYETEKRHYAHVDCPGHADYIKNMITGAAQMDGAILVVAAPDGPMPQTREHILLARQVEVPAMVVFLNKVDMMDDEELLELVEMELRELLDSYGFPGDDIPVIRGSALKALESDSTDPDAPEYACIWELMRAVDEYIPTPVREVDKPFLMPIEDVFSIKGRGTVVTGRIERGVIHPMEEVEIVGLGPTRKTVVTGVEMFRKLLDEGQAGDNVGCLLRGIGRDDVERGQVLAKPGSITPHTEFMAEVYVLKKEEGGRHTPFFKGYRPQFYIRTMDITGEIDLPEGVEMVMPGDNVNMRVKLISPVALETGSRFAIREGGRTVGAGVITEILK